Proteins encoded by one window of Phytohabitans houttuyneae:
- a CDS encoding VWA domain-containing protein yields MSFESPVRLWLLVGVAAIAALYLVLQRRRSRYAVRFTNLRLLDRVAPKRPGWRRHVAATLFLAMMALLVVGFARPTDDVRVPRERATVIVAVDVSLSMLATDVAPDRLTSAKTAARDFVEGLPEEFNVGLVGFAGNASVFVAPVTDREAMYNGIERLEEGSAGEQGTAIGEAIYAALGSIQSLDAEAAEEPPPARVVVLSDGANTAGRDPDEASQAATSAGVPVDTIAFGTESGAIEGPGRSMSVPVDGETLEAVAQGTGGTYHQAGSSDELRAVYEDIGSSVGFTTERQDVSARFIGVGLVLALMAAAASMFWFSRIP; encoded by the coding sequence ATGAGTTTCGAGAGTCCGGTGCGGCTCTGGCTGCTCGTCGGCGTAGCAGCCATAGCCGCGCTTTACCTGGTGCTGCAGCGTCGCCGCAGCAGGTACGCGGTGCGCTTCACCAACCTGCGCCTGCTCGACCGGGTCGCGCCCAAGCGCCCGGGCTGGCGGCGGCACGTCGCGGCGACGCTGTTCCTGGCGATGATGGCGCTGCTGGTGGTCGGGTTCGCCCGACCGACCGACGACGTGCGGGTGCCGCGCGAGCGGGCCACGGTCATCGTGGCGGTGGACGTGTCACTGTCCATGTTGGCCACCGACGTGGCGCCGGATCGCCTGACCTCGGCCAAGACCGCGGCGCGCGACTTCGTCGAAGGGCTGCCCGAGGAGTTCAACGTCGGGCTGGTCGGCTTCGCCGGCAACGCGTCCGTGTTCGTGGCGCCGGTGACCGATCGGGAGGCCATGTACAACGGCATCGAGCGGCTGGAGGAGGGGAGCGCGGGCGAGCAGGGTACGGCGATCGGCGAGGCGATCTACGCGGCGCTGGGCTCGATCCAGTCGCTGGACGCGGAGGCCGCCGAGGAGCCGCCACCGGCGCGGGTCGTCGTGCTCTCCGACGGCGCCAACACCGCCGGGCGCGACCCGGACGAGGCGTCGCAGGCGGCAACCTCGGCCGGGGTGCCGGTGGACACGATCGCCTTCGGTACGGAGTCCGGCGCCATCGAGGGCCCCGGCCGGAGCATGAGCGTGCCGGTGGACGGCGAGACGCTCGAAGCCGTGGCGCAGGGCACCGGCGGCACGTACCACCAGGCCGGCAGCTCGGACGAGCTCCGCGCGGTGTACGAGGACATCGGCAGCTCGGTCGGGTTCACCACCGAGCGGCAGGACGTCTCGGCCCGCTTCATCGGCGTCGGGCTGGTGCTCGCGCTGATGGCGGCGGCCGCCTCGATGTTCTGGTTCTCGAGAATTCCTTAG
- a CDS encoding DUF58 domain-containing protein: MNEGYASIHDLAPERRLRRLELTITRRLDGLLHGQYLGLLPGAGSELAGSREYRPGEDEVRRMDWAVTARTTVPHVREVEADRELTTWLLADATPSMDFGTAEIEKRELAVAATAAVGFLTAGSGNRLGAHLLGVESIRRYPARTGRIHLLGLLRTLLAVPRVGEGVQPPALAEAIAGLRRSALRRGLVVVVSDFLDGLPESDDPEARPEWEEELRRVAVRHQVLAVEVTDPRELELPDVGLITLVDPESGRRREVSTGDRRLRERYAAAAAVQRETVRRALRRAGAAHLPLRTDRDWVADIVRHVYAQRRLAMAATPKRGSA; the protein is encoded by the coding sequence ATGAACGAGGGGTACGCGTCCATCCACGACCTTGCCCCGGAACGGCGGCTGCGGCGGCTGGAGCTCACCATCACCCGGCGGCTCGACGGGCTGCTGCACGGCCAGTACCTCGGCCTGCTCCCCGGAGCGGGCAGCGAGCTGGCCGGCAGCCGGGAGTACCGGCCGGGCGAGGACGAGGTGCGCCGCATGGACTGGGCGGTCACCGCGCGTACGACGGTGCCGCACGTCCGCGAGGTCGAGGCGGACCGCGAGCTGACCACCTGGCTGCTCGCGGACGCCACGCCGAGCATGGACTTCGGCACGGCGGAGATCGAGAAGCGGGAGCTGGCCGTGGCGGCGACCGCGGCGGTCGGCTTCCTGACCGCTGGCTCAGGCAACCGGCTCGGCGCGCACCTGCTCGGCGTGGAGTCGATCCGGCGCTACCCGGCCCGCACAGGTCGCATCCACCTGCTCGGCCTGCTGCGCACGCTGCTCGCCGTACCCCGTGTGGGTGAAGGAGTCCAGCCACCCGCGCTGGCCGAGGCGATCGCTGGCCTGCGGCGGTCGGCGCTGCGGCGGGGTCTTGTGGTCGTGGTCTCGGACTTCCTGGACGGCCTGCCGGAGTCGGACGACCCCGAGGCCCGGCCGGAGTGGGAAGAGGAGCTGCGCCGCGTGGCGGTACGGCACCAGGTGCTGGCCGTCGAGGTGACCGACCCGCGCGAGCTGGAGCTGCCCGACGTCGGGCTCATCACGCTCGTCGACCCGGAGAGCGGGCGGCGGCGCGAAGTGTCCACAGGCGACCGGCGGCTGCGGGAGCGGTACGCGGCGGCGGCCGCCGTCCAGCGGGAAACCGTGCGGCGGGCCCTGCGCCGGGCCGGTGCGGCACACCTTCCACTTCGGACGGACCGGGACTGGGTGGCCGACATCGTGCGCCACGTGTACGCCCAGCGCCGCCTCGCGATGGCGGCAACACCGAAGAGGGGTTCAGCGTGA
- a CDS encoding S1C family serine protease, translated as MTDLRGLGEPRGPGFISPELDAWGQPRPGVPGGAAAKGDPARWPRMLLAGLAVVAVSAASGAIAGGVVADDDEATTASATPPAPGPATSAPPPAAGGVPGDLVGAAATALAGVVQVRVGSSGGSGFAVDDQGHIITNNHVVEGGGSVTVVGPDGRRLPAEVVGRDPGSDIAVLRVDPSSGLRPLALAQPGSTRVGEPVLAVGSPLGLSGTVTAGIVSALDRQVRLGSSGARRNAIQTDASINPGNSGGPLVNARGEVVGVNTAIATLEGSGNIGIGFAIPIEQAQQAAERIIAGGG; from the coding sequence ATGACTGACCTACGAGGACTCGGAGAACCGCGCGGGCCGGGCTTCATCTCTCCGGAGCTCGATGCTTGGGGCCAGCCGCGCCCCGGCGTACCCGGTGGTGCGGCCGCGAAGGGTGACCCGGCGCGGTGGCCGCGCATGCTGCTTGCCGGCCTCGCCGTGGTGGCGGTATCCGCGGCGTCGGGCGCGATCGCCGGCGGCGTGGTGGCGGACGACGACGAGGCAACCACGGCCTCGGCGACGCCGCCCGCACCCGGGCCGGCCACGAGCGCACCGCCGCCCGCCGCCGGTGGCGTGCCGGGTGACCTGGTCGGCGCGGCCGCGACCGCGCTCGCCGGCGTCGTGCAGGTCCGGGTGGGCAGCTCGGGCGGCTCCGGTTTCGCGGTCGACGACCAGGGCCACATCATCACCAACAACCACGTGGTCGAGGGTGGCGGCTCGGTGACCGTGGTCGGCCCGGACGGCCGGCGGCTGCCGGCCGAGGTGGTCGGCCGCGACCCGGGAAGCGACATCGCGGTACTGCGGGTGGATCCGTCGTCCGGGCTGCGCCCTCTCGCGCTGGCGCAGCCCGGCAGCACCCGGGTCGGCGAGCCGGTGCTTGCCGTCGGCTCGCCGCTCGGGCTCTCCGGCACGGTCACCGCGGGGATCGTGAGCGCGCTCGACCGCCAGGTCCGCCTCGGCAGCTCGGGTGCCCGGCGCAACGCGATACAGACCGACGCCTCGATCAACCCGGGCAACTCCGGCGGCCCGCTGGTGAACGCCCGCGGCGAGGTGGTCGGCGTGAACACCGCGATCGCCACTCTGGAGGGCAGCGGCAACATCGGTATCGGCTTCGCCATCCCGATCGAGCAGGCCCAGCAGGCGGCTGAGCGCATCATCGCCGGCGGCGGATAG
- a CDS encoding MBL fold metallo-hydrolase, giving the protein MRLTKYTHACVRLDDGDRRLVIDPGIWSEGAALEGVSHVLITHEHFDHVDVDKLAAAQLANAGLKVYAHADVAAQLEKLGDAVVTVASGDEFDAGGFAVRVVGGAHAEIYDGLPGCANVGFVVEGVYHPGDSLFVPDVPVTTLLVPTSAPWLKLAEGIEFVRAVGPARAHSIHDAMLSDKGEQIIDRWHDLKGGTEYSRIPVGGTVDL; this is encoded by the coding sequence ATGCGACTGACCAAGTACACGCATGCGTGCGTGCGCCTCGACGACGGTGACCGGCGGCTCGTGATCGACCCGGGCATCTGGAGTGAGGGCGCCGCGCTCGAAGGGGTCTCGCACGTGCTCATCACGCACGAGCACTTCGACCACGTCGACGTCGACAAGCTCGCCGCGGCCCAGCTCGCCAACGCCGGCCTCAAGGTGTACGCGCACGCCGACGTGGCCGCCCAGCTGGAAAAGCTCGGCGATGCCGTGGTGACCGTGGCCAGCGGCGACGAGTTCGACGCGGGCGGTTTCGCGGTGCGGGTCGTGGGTGGCGCGCATGCGGAGATCTACGACGGGCTGCCCGGCTGCGCCAACGTCGGGTTCGTCGTGGAGGGCGTGTACCACCCCGGTGACTCGCTGTTCGTACCGGACGTGCCGGTGACCACGCTGCTGGTGCCGACCAGCGCGCCGTGGCTGAAGCTGGCCGAGGGCATCGAGTTCGTACGGGCCGTGGGGCCGGCACGGGCGCACTCCATCCACGACGCGATGCTCAGCGACAAGGGCGAGCAGATCATCGACCGCTGGCACGACCTGAAGGGCGGGACCGAGTACTCGCGGATCCCCGTCGGCGGGACCGTCGACCTCTGA
- a CDS encoding pectate lyase family protein, protein MTGGAGGRTVTATNATEFLDYIDSTETLIIRVAGQINITSKQGVRPNKTIIGVGTSGHINGGGLDFYRSYNVIVRNLRFTNAEDDAVNVGQESHHIWIDHNSFSGAVDGSIDIVRGADYVTVSWNHFDHSDKSMLISHSDGAASTDIGHLKVTIHHNFFDNSRQRHPRIRFGEPVHVFNNYFLNNELYGVASVQQAGAVVENNYFENVPFPCFSASGYADSGPGRLVHRGNTFVNSGTCEAAGSVVEPRTYYSYTMDSAASVPGLVRAGAGYGKVS, encoded by the coding sequence GTGACCGGCGGCGCCGGCGGGCGCACGGTCACAGCGACGAACGCGACGGAGTTCCTGGACTACATCGACAGCACGGAAACGCTGATCATCCGGGTGGCCGGGCAGATCAACATCACGAGCAAGCAAGGGGTACGGCCGAACAAGACGATCATCGGCGTCGGCACCTCGGGCCACATCAACGGCGGCGGGCTGGACTTCTACCGCTCGTACAACGTGATCGTGCGGAACCTCCGCTTCACCAACGCCGAGGACGACGCGGTAAACGTCGGGCAGGAGTCGCACCACATCTGGATCGACCACAACTCCTTCTCCGGCGCGGTCGACGGCTCGATCGACATCGTGCGCGGCGCCGACTACGTGACCGTGTCGTGGAACCACTTCGACCACTCCGACAAGAGCATGCTGATCAGCCACTCGGACGGGGCGGCCTCCACCGACATCGGCCACCTGAAGGTGACCATCCACCACAACTTCTTCGACAACAGCCGGCAGCGCCACCCGCGCATCCGCTTCGGCGAGCCGGTGCACGTGTTCAACAACTACTTCCTGAACAACGAGCTCTACGGCGTCGCCTCGGTACAGCAGGCCGGCGCGGTGGTGGAGAACAACTACTTCGAGAACGTGCCGTTCCCGTGCTTCTCCGCCAGCGGGTACGCCGACAGCGGGCCGGGACGGCTCGTGCACCGGGGCAACACGTTCGTCAACTCGGGCACCTGTGAGGCGGCCGGTTCGGTCGTGGAGCCGCGCACCTACTACTCGTACACGATGGACAGCGCCGCCAGCGTCCCCGGCCTCGTGCGGGCCGGCGCCGGCTACGGCAAGGTCAGTTGA
- a CDS encoding 3-methyladenine DNA glycosylase has translation MQVLDATEWQARRAAHEARVDAWLAPHLARRRAGVKHPVEDFLFTYYSFRPAQLRRWHPGAGVVLEGGEPDRDYITAGTGVTLDPTIAKRRSVEWIRTLIERTASRPPNYGCFGMHEWAMVYRTEGVRHGQVPLRLSPDETARVVDENRVRCSHFDAFRFFTPAARPLNLIQPSRESQHDNEQPGCLHANMDLYKWAYKLSPLVESELVADAFALARDIRALDMRASPYDLAALGYEPVRVETAEGRQEYARAQRAFADRAAPLRARLIAALDRLDDSS, from the coding sequence GTGCAGGTCCTGGACGCCACCGAGTGGCAAGCGCGCCGCGCGGCGCACGAGGCGCGCGTGGACGCGTGGCTGGCGCCACACCTCGCCCGCCGCCGGGCCGGCGTCAAGCACCCGGTCGAGGACTTCCTGTTCACGTACTACTCGTTTCGCCCCGCCCAGCTGCGCCGCTGGCACCCGGGCGCCGGCGTGGTCCTCGAAGGCGGCGAGCCAGACCGCGACTACATCACGGCCGGCACAGGCGTCACCCTCGACCCCACGATCGCCAAGCGCCGGTCGGTCGAGTGGATCAGGACGCTGATCGAGCGGACGGCGAGTCGGCCGCCCAACTACGGGTGCTTCGGGATGCACGAGTGGGCGATGGTCTACCGCACCGAGGGGGTACGCCACGGGCAGGTGCCACTGCGCCTCTCCCCCGACGAGACGGCGCGCGTGGTGGACGAAAACCGGGTGCGGTGCAGCCACTTCGACGCGTTCCGCTTCTTCACGCCCGCCGCCCGCCCGCTCAACCTCATCCAGCCGAGCCGCGAGTCACAGCACGACAACGAGCAGCCGGGCTGCCTGCACGCCAACATGGATCTCTACAAGTGGGCGTACAAGCTGTCGCCGCTCGTGGAGAGCGAACTCGTCGCGGACGCCTTCGCGCTGGCCCGCGACATCCGGGCGCTGGACATGCGCGCCAGCCCTTATGACCTGGCCGCCCTCGGCTACGAGCCGGTGCGGGTGGAGACCGCCGAGGGGCGGCAGGAGTACGCGCGAGCTCAGCGTGCCTTCGCCGACCGCGCGGCACCACTGCGCGCCCGCCTCATTGCTGCCCTCGATCGTCTCGACGACTCTTCTTGA
- the arfB gene encoding alternative ribosome rescue aminoacyl-tRNA hydrolase ArfB, whose translation MNDLRVSDRLLIPGGELRERFSRSSGPGGQGVNTTDSRVELSFDVAGSPAIPADLRARALARLAGRLVDGVLTIAASEHRAQLANREAARERLAELLRAAIAPPPPPRRPTKPSRAAKQRRLDDKRRRSAIKKSRRDDRGQQ comes from the coding sequence ATGAACGACCTGCGCGTGAGCGACCGCCTCCTCATCCCCGGCGGTGAGCTCCGCGAGCGCTTCTCCCGCTCGTCCGGGCCGGGCGGGCAGGGCGTCAACACGACGGACAGCCGGGTGGAGCTGTCGTTCGACGTGGCCGGCTCGCCCGCGATCCCGGCCGACCTGCGTGCGCGTGCCCTGGCGCGGCTGGCCGGGCGGCTCGTCGACGGGGTGCTCACGATCGCGGCGAGTGAGCACCGGGCGCAGCTTGCCAACCGGGAGGCGGCGCGGGAGCGGCTGGCCGAGCTGCTGCGTGCGGCGATTGCGCCGCCACCGCCGCCGCGGCGTCCCACCAAGCCGAGCCGCGCGGCCAAGCAGCGGCGCCTGGACGACAAGCGGCGCCGCTCCGCGATCAAGAAGAGTCGTCGAGACGATCGAGGGCAGCAATGA
- a CDS encoding sensor histidine kinase: MRFVRTIRFRLTVLYSTLLFALAGGGLAVTYVAVERTTDPKPITQSYEAKTYKYGQFTGTMTVAEVDEIESAVNFSTLETLRNYSAIALGGLFVASLGIGWVLSGRALRPVGAIARTAREIQATDLSRRIRLSGPRDELRDLGETIDSMLDRLDEAFRAQRQLIDDASHELRSPLAVIRANLDASLMDAPDATEPEKQRAVAVIDRATTRMSRLVEDLLATARRNAVALADSDVDLGAVAREAGEDFAAIAADRNVHIRYDVRGDLMLIGDHDALRRAAGNLLSNAVRLSPEGGTVAVGTGQESGWLWLAIADEGPGISDDDQPRVFDRFWRGAHPSRDRRTGLGLAIVRQITESHGGHVSVFSTLGAGSTFVLWLPARDRTDDAPAPSVSPLRSPPDQLTLP; this comes from the coding sequence ATGCGTTTTGTCCGCACGATTCGCTTCCGGCTCACGGTGCTCTACTCCACGCTGCTGTTCGCGCTCGCCGGCGGCGGGCTCGCGGTGACGTACGTGGCGGTCGAGCGCACCACCGACCCCAAGCCGATCACCCAGTCGTACGAGGCGAAGACCTACAAGTACGGCCAGTTCACCGGCACGATGACGGTCGCCGAGGTGGACGAGATCGAGTCGGCGGTCAACTTCAGCACGCTGGAGACGCTGCGCAACTACTCGGCGATCGCGCTCGGCGGCCTCTTCGTCGCCAGCCTGGGCATCGGGTGGGTGCTGTCCGGCCGGGCGCTGCGGCCGGTGGGGGCGATCGCGCGCACCGCGCGGGAGATCCAGGCCACCGACCTGTCCCGCCGCATCCGGCTCAGCGGCCCGCGGGACGAGCTGCGCGACCTCGGCGAAACGATCGACTCGATGCTCGACCGGCTGGACGAGGCGTTCCGCGCGCAGCGGCAGCTCATCGACGACGCCTCGCACGAGCTGCGCAGCCCGCTCGCGGTGATCCGCGCCAACCTGGACGCCTCGCTGATGGACGCGCCGGACGCCACCGAGCCGGAGAAGCAGCGGGCGGTCGCGGTCATCGACCGGGCCACCACGCGCATGTCGCGGCTCGTCGAGGACCTGCTGGCCACCGCGCGGCGCAACGCGGTCGCGCTCGCCGACAGCGACGTGGACCTCGGCGCCGTCGCGCGCGAGGCGGGGGAGGACTTCGCGGCCATCGCCGCGGACCGCAACGTCCATATCCGGTACGACGTGCGCGGCGACCTGATGCTCATCGGCGACCACGACGCGCTGCGCCGGGCCGCCGGCAACCTTCTGTCGAACGCGGTGCGCCTGTCACCCGAGGGCGGCACGGTGGCCGTGGGGACGGGGCAGGAGAGCGGGTGGCTGTGGCTGGCCATCGCCGACGAGGGGCCGGGGATCTCCGACGACGACCAGCCGCGCGTCTTCGACCGCTTCTGGCGCGGCGCGCATCCGTCCCGTGACCGCCGTACCGGACTCGGCCTCGCCATCGTGCGGCAGATCACCGAGTCGCACGGCGGTCACGTGTCGGTCTTCTCGACGCTCGGGGCCGGCAGCACGTTCGTGCTGTGGCTGCCGGCCCGGGACCGCACCGACGACGCTCCCGCGCCGTCGGTGTCGCCCCTGCGCTCACCTCCGGATCAACTGACCTTGCCGTAG
- a CDS encoding pectate lyase family protein: MPRATVLRPAIAAVLVAAGLTAVTPAAPAMAADTAPIGFAAVNALGQNGTTGGAGGPTVTATTTAQFLDYIARPGPYVIQITGSITLPTGNSDGMHNVTSDKTIIGVGANARLVGGGLNIGVPVDDDVTSPPANAVHNVIIRNVHITGATDDLINVQMYSHHVWIDHSTFSNGDDGAIDIKRGSDYITVSWNHFFDHDKTLLVGHDDDNAAQDRGRLRVTYHHNFFDGSDQRNPRVRFSPLVHVYNNYYDDNSYGIASTMDSGVWAEGNYFYSVNNPGRVDFSGDLGRMFQRDNILVACNHAIEVRGTVTDPRTYYPYTAGPASTVPTVVPAGAGVGKI, translated from the coding sequence ATGCCTCGAGCCACCGTGCTCCGGCCCGCCATCGCCGCCGTGCTCGTCGCGGCCGGCCTCACCGCCGTCACGCCCGCCGCCCCGGCCATGGCCGCCGACACCGCGCCCATCGGCTTCGCCGCCGTCAACGCCCTCGGCCAGAACGGCACCACCGGCGGCGCCGGCGGCCCCACCGTCACGGCCACCACCACGGCGCAGTTCCTCGACTACATCGCCCGCCCCGGCCCGTACGTCATCCAGATCACCGGCTCGATCACGCTGCCCACCGGCAACAGCGACGGCATGCACAACGTGACCTCGGACAAGACCATCATCGGCGTGGGTGCGAACGCCCGCCTCGTCGGCGGCGGCCTCAACATCGGCGTACCGGTCGACGACGACGTGACGAGCCCGCCTGCCAACGCCGTGCACAACGTGATCATCCGGAACGTGCACATCACCGGCGCGACCGACGACCTGATCAACGTGCAGATGTACAGCCACCACGTGTGGATCGACCACAGCACGTTCTCGAACGGCGACGACGGCGCGATCGACATCAAGCGCGGCTCGGACTACATCACCGTCTCGTGGAACCACTTCTTCGACCACGACAAGACGCTGCTGGTCGGCCACGACGACGACAACGCCGCACAGGACCGCGGGCGGCTGCGCGTGACGTACCACCACAACTTCTTCGACGGCTCGGACCAGCGCAACCCGCGCGTGCGCTTCTCCCCGCTCGTGCACGTCTACAACAACTACTACGACGACAACAGCTACGGCATCGCGTCGACAATGGACTCCGGCGTCTGGGCCGAAGGCAACTACTTCTACAGCGTCAACAACCCCGGACGCGTCGACTTCAGCGGCGACCTCGGCCGCATGTTCCAGCGGGACAACATCCTCGTCGCCTGCAACCACGCCATCGAGGTACGCGGCACCGTGACCGACCCGCGCACCTATTACCCGTACACGGCGGGTCCCGCCTCCACGGTCCCCACGGTCGTCCCGGCCGGCGCCGGCGTCGGAAAGATCTGA
- a CDS encoding response regulator transcription factor, translated as MRLLVVEDEEDLAEAVRLGLVRAGYAVDVAGDAAQAYDRLAVNAYDLMLLDINLPDADGFGVCHAIRRGEVPVEGGADLRVLMLTARGALHDRVRGLDEGADDYLVKPFALAELLARVRALLRRDTGGGTAVLEVGGIRLDVARHEASVAGEALHLTPKEFGVLEYLMTRPGHVVPAEELLEHVWDENADPFTQTVRVTVGTLRRKLGGDAIETVVGRGYRLKES; from the coding sequence ATGCGCCTGCTCGTGGTGGAAGACGAAGAAGACCTGGCCGAGGCCGTGCGCCTCGGCCTGGTCCGCGCCGGTTACGCGGTGGACGTGGCCGGCGACGCGGCGCAGGCGTACGACCGTTTGGCCGTCAACGCGTACGACCTGATGCTGCTCGACATCAACCTGCCCGACGCCGACGGGTTCGGCGTGTGCCACGCGATTCGGCGCGGCGAGGTGCCCGTCGAGGGCGGCGCGGACCTGCGGGTGCTGATGCTCACCGCGCGCGGCGCGCTGCACGACCGGGTGCGCGGGCTGGACGAGGGGGCCGACGACTACCTGGTGAAGCCGTTCGCGCTGGCGGAGCTGCTCGCCCGCGTGCGCGCGCTGCTGCGCCGCGACACCGGCGGCGGCACCGCCGTGCTGGAGGTGGGTGGCATCCGCCTCGACGTGGCCCGGCACGAGGCGAGCGTGGCCGGCGAGGCGCTGCACCTTACGCCCAAGGAGTTCGGGGTGCTGGAGTACCTGATGACCCGCCCGGGACATGTCGTCCCGGCCGAGGAACTGCTCGAGCACGTGTGGGACGAAAACGCCGACCCGTTCACCCAGACCGTGCGGGTGACGGTGGGCACGCTGCGCCGCAAGCTCGGCGGTGACGCCATCGAGACCGTGGTGGGTCGCGGCTACCGGTTGAAGGAGTCGTAA
- a CDS encoding DUF1345 domain-containing protein, translating into MSDQPPAWKRPHQGEHRWPVALAIAFAILLQFLTPQDLAFDPKWLLPAVEVALLLGVLVVNPFRIDRESAVLRMLGVALVCVATVALLWSTGRLVLVLVRGEDEDPGNVLLSGAVIWLTNVIVFSIWYWLTDRGGPAARANARKIQPEFLFPQMTTPDLTHSEWRPLYVDYLYLAFTNSTAFSPTDTMPLARWAKLAMTVQACMSFLIVVLVIARAVNALN; encoded by the coding sequence GTGAGTGATCAGCCCCCGGCCTGGAAGCGGCCCCACCAGGGAGAGCATCGCTGGCCGGTCGCGCTGGCCATCGCCTTCGCCATCCTCCTGCAGTTTCTGACCCCACAGGACCTGGCGTTCGACCCGAAGTGGCTGCTGCCGGCCGTCGAGGTCGCGCTGCTGCTCGGCGTGCTGGTCGTCAACCCGTTCCGGATCGACCGCGAGTCGGCCGTGCTGCGGATGCTGGGGGTCGCGCTGGTCTGCGTGGCCACCGTGGCGCTGCTCTGGTCCACCGGCCGCCTCGTGCTGGTGCTGGTCCGCGGCGAGGACGAAGACCCCGGCAACGTGCTGCTCAGCGGCGCCGTCATCTGGCTCACCAACGTGATCGTCTTCTCCATCTGGTACTGGCTGACCGACCGCGGCGGCCCCGCCGCCAGGGCCAACGCGCGCAAAATCCAGCCGGAGTTCCTCTTCCCGCAGATGACCACGCCCGACCTCACCCACAGCGAGTGGCGGCCGCTCTACGTCGACTACCTGTACCTCGCCTTCACCAACTCCACCGCCTTCAGCCCGACGGACACGATGCCGCTGGCTCGGTGGGCAAAGCTGGCGATGACGGTGCAGGCGTGCATGTCGTTCCTCATCGTGGTCCTGGTCATCGCCCGCGCCGTGAACGCCCTCAACTAG
- a CDS encoding AAA family ATPase produces the protein MTENALTLADLEATPPHVQLEQALFEVKRVIVGQDRLVERLLTALLAEGHCLLEGVPGVAKTLAAQTLATAVGGSFSRIQFTPDLVPSDIVGTRIYRSSKETFDVELGPVMANLVLADEINRAPAKVQSALLEAMAERQVSIGGRSYPVPDPFLVLATQNPIESEGVYQLPEAQRDRFLMKVVVDYPTDEEELGILYRMGTKRPEPRTVLDPVRLRALQELARGVFVHHALAEYIVRLVVSTRQPERFGAGDVRSRLAYGASPRATLGLVAASRALALLRGRDYVLPADITDLAVDVLSHRLVLSFDAVADGVGADTVVRRLVEAVPPPQIAPHQAEKAAA, from the coding sequence GTGACCGAGAACGCGCTTACCCTCGCCGACCTGGAGGCGACGCCGCCGCACGTGCAGCTCGAACAGGCGCTGTTCGAGGTCAAGCGGGTGATCGTCGGGCAGGACCGGCTGGTTGAGCGGCTGCTGACCGCGCTGCTGGCGGAAGGGCACTGCCTGCTCGAAGGCGTGCCCGGCGTGGCGAAGACGCTCGCCGCGCAGACGCTGGCGACCGCGGTGGGCGGGAGCTTCAGCCGGATCCAGTTCACGCCGGACCTGGTGCCGTCGGACATCGTCGGGACCAGGATCTACCGGTCGTCGAAGGAGACCTTCGACGTGGAGCTGGGGCCGGTGATGGCCAACCTCGTCCTCGCCGACGAGATCAACCGGGCGCCCGCCAAGGTGCAGTCCGCGCTTCTGGAGGCGATGGCCGAGCGCCAGGTCTCGATCGGCGGGCGGTCGTACCCGGTACCCGATCCGTTCCTGGTCCTCGCGACCCAGAACCCGATCGAGTCCGAGGGCGTCTACCAGCTGCCGGAGGCACAGCGCGACCGCTTCCTGATGAAGGTCGTGGTCGACTACCCGACCGACGAGGAGGAACTCGGCATCCTCTACCGGATGGGCACGAAGCGGCCGGAACCGCGCACCGTGCTCGACCCGGTGCGACTTCGGGCGCTGCAGGAGCTGGCGCGGGGTGTGTTCGTGCACCACGCGCTCGCCGAGTACATCGTGCGGCTCGTCGTCTCCACGCGGCAGCCGGAGCGGTTCGGCGCGGGAGACGTGAGGTCGCGGCTGGCGTACGGCGCGAGCCCGCGCGCCACGCTCGGGCTTGTCGCCGCCTCGCGGGCGCTGGCGCTGCTGCGCGGGCGCGACTACGTGCTGCCGGCGGACATCACCGACCTGGCGGTGGACGTGCTTTCGCACCGGCTGGTGCTGTCGTTCGACGCGGTCGCCGACGGCGTGGGCGCGGACACCGTGGTGCGCCGGCTTGTCGAGGCCGTGCCACCGCCGCAGATCGCACCCCATCAAGCCGAAAAAGCAGCGGCATGA